In the Kribbella sp. NBC_00482 genome, one interval contains:
- a CDS encoding alginate lyase family protein: protein MQRRLLRPSTRRRAHAWAATTVALALMMTGLSPARAATSDMSDLGELLDLTRPGLARVAAELAAGDEAGAAAELKVYYAGRTGIEYPGVGGGGGGDAPADELAAGTFRFGTVTRDFYDDAAQRIDVDWADAWGGTETAPGSAQVLMSDFAFMSTLTSAYLKESDPQKRAAYASAWMDISLDFFADNPSWPQNRNLSGGKRLTQLVSAFSVFRTEPSIDANDLVAYLSGVHATTDLLATVLQIHVGNNWYVSMARAIYVTAVYLPEFTASFVWEPFVVRSVERFLRAWVKGDGVYREPTFNYQAYVADLINTMIDIADANGRTLPHGIVRSADWIADALFATRQPNLETALVGDSPNTDAGESAIRRTGERNSWSDFTWVASGRTEGTVPTLSSTVFPISYAVQRSGWDADARYMLINNQNSSYTASHRHPDDLSLVMAAYGRPLIVDPGAGDYSATPTNDWMRRTTEAHNTIEVDGQPQPAGLPRSTSLWRSNAGLDIYRGKTQAYRPIAHDRVVYFVKPGFWVVSDDLTGATGAHDYRQLWHFPGDPVTVDPNTNVATVGFDTVPGAAPVAGVQLVPVARPGADVTSSVHKNGAVRVGEQVLTDVDYLSYDWSATGATGVDTVVVPGKAGAAPSVKASRIDLPQVDHSVASAMEIDLSKATGRFYLSREAVPTSRKFGAAATDAETAYLERANKGGGLTRYALTQGSSLVDDGDTVIKASGVVSDVSVELQGATAQISLGDPFTGTLSINAPKVRAVKINGTPTAFTRTGNLVTVSPKAAFAPKPLLNEEFTDASLDSTVYDFNGSLDGWTPVQGTWTLGGAQPDTQLVQTSSTDTQSLAVQQDVPDDVVVTADVVPGTRNQTTATTGLAFRYHDSRNYYRADVVSTSGGAKLQLVKVYNATSTLLAETELPINADSAHTLTVSAVGKHLSAAVGNTSISADDTQLPTGGAAASTNGRAAAFDNITIKEGLDQANWRGIAGKVSVNSGQLKLTPTDGRAHILADSTLPSRFSETCDYAAHATVTINGSVGTAGISLRDTSDSYGYRIHLGKTSSRTQYASIVREAHASGPVTVGTVSLSNPLTGPVELGAAIRGDRITVTLNGVQILEGRDTVVRSGGVGLYASTESTFENVTVARSCERKRVRPSVPGAGRPPGPQD from the coding sequence ATGCAACGGAGACTTCTTCGGCCGAGCACTCGCCGCCGTGCCCATGCGTGGGCTGCGACGACAGTCGCGCTGGCTCTGATGATGACGGGTCTGTCGCCGGCCCGGGCCGCCACGTCCGACATGTCGGATCTCGGTGAGCTGCTCGACCTGACGCGTCCGGGGCTCGCCCGCGTGGCGGCGGAGCTTGCCGCCGGCGATGAGGCGGGCGCCGCGGCCGAGCTAAAGGTCTACTACGCGGGCCGCACGGGCATCGAGTACCCGGGTGTGGGCGGGGGAGGAGGTGGCGACGCGCCCGCTGACGAACTGGCGGCGGGGACCTTCCGGTTCGGCACCGTGACCCGTGACTTCTACGACGATGCCGCGCAGCGGATCGACGTGGACTGGGCGGATGCCTGGGGCGGGACGGAGACCGCGCCAGGGAGCGCACAGGTTCTGATGAGTGACTTCGCGTTCATGTCGACGCTGACGAGCGCTTATCTGAAGGAGAGCGACCCGCAGAAGCGTGCGGCGTACGCGTCGGCGTGGATGGACATCTCACTGGACTTCTTCGCCGACAATCCGAGCTGGCCGCAGAACCGCAACCTGTCGGGCGGTAAGCGGCTGACCCAGCTCGTCAGCGCGTTCTCCGTCTTCCGCACGGAGCCGAGCATCGACGCGAATGACCTCGTGGCGTACCTGTCCGGCGTGCACGCGACGACGGATCTCCTCGCGACTGTGCTGCAGATCCATGTCGGAAACAACTGGTATGTCTCGATGGCCCGCGCGATCTACGTCACGGCGGTCTATCTGCCCGAGTTCACGGCGTCCTTCGTCTGGGAGCCGTTCGTGGTGCGCTCTGTCGAGCGGTTCCTGCGTGCCTGGGTGAAGGGCGACGGCGTGTACCGCGAGCCGACGTTCAACTATCAGGCCTACGTGGCGGATCTGATCAACACGATGATCGACATAGCGGATGCCAACGGGCGAACCCTTCCCCACGGGATTGTTCGGTCAGCGGATTGGATCGCGGATGCGCTGTTCGCGACCCGTCAGCCGAATCTCGAGACCGCGCTCGTCGGTGATTCTCCGAACACGGACGCGGGCGAGAGCGCGATTCGGAGGACCGGTGAGCGTAATTCCTGGTCCGACTTCACCTGGGTCGCCTCCGGGCGCACCGAGGGCACCGTCCCGACGCTGTCGTCCACCGTGTTTCCGATCAGCTATGCGGTCCAGCGGTCCGGGTGGGACGCCGACGCGCGGTACATGCTGATCAACAACCAGAACTCCAGCTATACGGCCTCCCATCGGCATCCCGACGACCTCAGCCTGGTGATGGCGGCGTACGGGCGTCCGCTGATCGTCGACCCCGGAGCGGGGGACTACAGCGCGACCCCGACGAACGACTGGATGCGCCGTACGACCGAGGCGCACAACACCATCGAGGTCGACGGACAACCGCAGCCCGCCGGCCTGCCCCGCTCGACGTCGCTGTGGCGCTCGAACGCGGGCCTCGATATCTACCGCGGTAAGACGCAGGCCTACCGGCCGATCGCGCACGATCGCGTCGTCTACTTCGTCAAGCCCGGCTTCTGGGTCGTGTCCGACGACCTCACGGGTGCCACCGGCGCGCACGACTACCGGCAGCTCTGGCACTTCCCTGGCGATCCGGTCACCGTCGACCCGAACACGAACGTCGCCACGGTCGGGTTCGACACCGTGCCCGGCGCCGCACCGGTTGCCGGCGTGCAGCTCGTCCCCGTGGCCCGACCCGGCGCCGATGTCACGTCGAGCGTCCACAAGAACGGCGCCGTCCGCGTGGGCGAGCAGGTTCTCACCGACGTCGACTACCTGTCGTACGACTGGTCCGCCACCGGCGCCACAGGTGTGGACACGGTCGTAGTTCCCGGCAAGGCCGGCGCCGCGCCCTCGGTGAAGGCGTCGCGCATCGATCTGCCCCAGGTGGATCACTCCGTGGCGAGCGCGATGGAGATCGACCTGTCGAAGGCGACCGGCCGCTTCTACCTGTCGCGCGAGGCGGTTCCCACGTCGAGGAAGTTCGGGGCTGCCGCGACCGACGCCGAGACTGCCTACCTCGAGCGTGCGAACAAGGGCGGCGGGCTGACGCGGTACGCGCTGACCCAGGGATCGTCGCTGGTCGACGACGGGGACACCGTCATCAAAGCCTCCGGAGTTGTGTCGGACGTCAGTGTGGAACTGCAGGGCGCTACCGCCCAGATCTCGCTCGGGGACCCGTTCACCGGCACCCTTTCGATCAACGCGCCGAAGGTACGCGCGGTGAAGATCAACGGCACCCCGACCGCGTTCACCCGTACCGGCAACCTCGTCACCGTCTCGCCCAAGGCTGCCTTCGCCCCGAAGCCGTTGCTCAACGAGGAGTTCACCGACGCGAGCCTGGACAGCACCGTCTATGACTTCAATGGCTCGCTTGACGGCTGGACGCCAGTGCAGGGCACCTGGACGCTGGGCGGCGCGCAGCCTGACACGCAGCTGGTGCAGACCTCGAGTACGGACACGCAGTCGTTGGCGGTGCAGCAGGACGTACCGGACGACGTGGTCGTGACTGCCGACGTAGTTCCGGGGACACGAAACCAGACGACGGCAACGACCGGTCTCGCGTTCCGCTACCACGATTCCCGCAACTACTACCGGGCCGATGTTGTCAGTACATCGGGCGGCGCGAAGCTGCAGCTCGTGAAGGTTTACAACGCGACGTCCACGCTTCTCGCGGAGACGGAGCTGCCCATCAACGCAGACAGCGCGCACACGCTGACCGTCTCCGCAGTCGGGAAGCATCTGAGCGCCGCAGTGGGCAACACGTCGATCTCCGCAGACGACACGCAATTGCCGACGGGTGGCGCCGCCGCCTCCACGAATGGCCGGGCCGCGGCCTTTGACAACATCACGATCAAGGAAGGGCTCGACCAGGCCAATTGGCGGGGCATCGCAGGAAAGGTGTCCGTCAACTCGGGTCAGTTGAAGCTCACGCCTACCGATGGCAGGGCGCACATACTGGCCGACTCGACACTGCCGTCACGCTTCTCCGAGACGTGCGACTATGCCGCGCACGCCACGGTCACGATCAATGGATCCGTCGGCACCGCAGGCATCTCGCTGCGAGACACCTCGGACTCCTATGGGTACCGGATCCACCTCGGCAAGACGAGCAGTAGAACTCAGTACGCGAGTATCGTTCGGGAGGCTCACGCGTCGGGTCCGGTCACGGTGGGCACGGTATCCCTCAGCAACCCGTTGACAGGTCCCGTCGAACTTGGTGCAGCGATCCGCGGTGACCGTATCACCGTCACGTTGAACGGCGTTCAGATCCTGGAGGGTCGCGACACCGTTGTCCGGAGCGGCGGCGTTGGGCTCTACGCATCCACGGAGAGCACGTTCGAGAACGTCACTGTCGCACGCTCCTGCGAGCGAAAGCGCGTCCGTCCAAGTGTTCCCGGCGCAGGCCGGCCCCCAGGTCCACAGGATTGA
- a CDS encoding LacI family DNA-binding transcriptional regulator, whose protein sequence is MATQQDIARTAGVSVAVVSAVINGTTHTRMSEATRARVIQAMESLDYQPNQAARSLRLNRTGMIALILHKLDNPVYAHLLRGVYGAAAERGGTVLLGDAETMRSGSQFVTRLLSHGTVDGILIRDDRLFDDDVMAELRSHPKPILTLDYAQDHPWVGIDDCRAGEIATRFLLNLRHRRIVFIGGATGHAFRQRYLGYQQEMQQAGLEPAPHLATGFGEQAGADGLRQALQLPAAPTAVVVNNIMSAVGVLAAARDLGIAVPDQLSVVGIHDVGLMEHLRPAVTAVRMPMYELGRAGVHGLYELMAGRPCTGGIITDPEPELVVRDSATALTDA, encoded by the coding sequence GTGGCAACGCAACAGGACATCGCCCGCACAGCGGGGGTATCGGTCGCGGTGGTGTCGGCCGTGATCAACGGCACGACCCACACCCGGATGAGCGAGGCCACCCGTGCGCGGGTCATCCAGGCGATGGAGAGCCTCGACTACCAGCCCAACCAAGCAGCCCGGTCCCTGCGGCTCAACCGCACCGGCATGATCGCGCTGATCCTCCACAAGCTCGACAATCCCGTCTACGCCCACCTGCTGCGCGGCGTCTACGGGGCCGCGGCCGAGCGCGGCGGGACCGTCCTGCTCGGCGACGCCGAGACGATGCGCTCAGGCAGCCAGTTCGTCACCCGGCTACTCAGCCACGGCACCGTCGACGGCATCCTGATCCGGGACGACCGGCTGTTCGACGACGACGTGATGGCCGAGCTTCGCTCCCATCCCAAGCCGATCCTCACCCTGGACTACGCCCAGGACCACCCTTGGGTCGGCATCGACGACTGCCGCGCGGGCGAGATCGCGACCCGATTCCTGCTCAACCTGCGCCATCGCCGGATCGTCTTCATCGGCGGGGCGACCGGACACGCGTTCCGGCAGCGCTACCTCGGGTATCAGCAGGAGATGCAGCAGGCCGGGCTGGAACCGGCGCCGCACCTGGCCACCGGATTCGGTGAGCAGGCCGGTGCCGACGGGCTGCGACAGGCCCTGCAACTGCCGGCCGCGCCGACCGCGGTCGTGGTGAACAACATCATGAGCGCCGTCGGGGTGCTGGCCGCCGCCCGGGACCTCGGCATCGCCGTACCCGACCAGCTGTCTGTGGTCGGGATCCACGACGTCGGCCTGATGGAACACCTGCGCCCAGCCGTGACCGCAGTCCGGATGCCCATGTACGAGCTCGGCCGGGCCGGCGTCCACGGGCTGTACGAGCTGATGGCGGGACGCCCGTGCACCGGCGGCATCATCACCGATCCCGAGCCCGAGCTCGTCGTCCGCGACTCGGCGACGGCCCTGACCGACGCCTGA
- a CDS encoding glutamine synthetase family protein — MASHLLPVLGDGELVELDADLARAAVTALAVTAVDPGGVPRAKFVPREKIAETHRSGLGAAPSWHVFCIDNGIAFTPELGVVGDQRLRPDLRALRVLGGGLAWAPAEFHDQSGSPSLLCTRGRLRETADELASLGVTATVGCEVEFVLTAADGAALTERPWNCYGLTAGLDREDFLLRLLDDCRTAGLDVEQCHAEYGDDQYEISFSPTDPVAAADLVVVARIVIGRAARRAGLAVSFSPVPFAGGSGNGAHIHVSLDRDGTPMLSGGTGPHGLTVEGESAIGGILAGLPGVVGVLAGSVLSGQRLLPGHWSGAFACWGLENREAAVRLCAVEAGSANLEVKCVDPSANPYLATAVVLGLIVDGLRRRTPLPAEVSTHPADVQHRTLPTDQTAALDALQESAEAKHILGAGLLSALLAVRRHEVTAFEGQDPSAVADRLRFAWSA; from the coding sequence ATGGCCTCGCATCTCCTTCCCGTCCTCGGCGATGGCGAGCTCGTTGAGCTCGACGCCGACCTCGCCCGGGCCGCGGTCACCGCGCTCGCGGTGACCGCCGTCGATCCCGGTGGCGTGCCTCGCGCGAAGTTCGTGCCGCGCGAGAAGATCGCGGAGACGCACCGGTCCGGGCTGGGGGCCGCACCGAGCTGGCATGTCTTCTGCATCGACAACGGCATCGCGTTCACGCCTGAGCTGGGCGTGGTCGGTGACCAGCGGCTGCGTCCCGACCTGCGCGCGCTGCGCGTGCTCGGCGGCGGCCTGGCCTGGGCGCCGGCCGAGTTCCATGATCAGTCCGGCTCGCCTTCGCTGCTGTGCACACGCGGGCGGCTACGAGAAACAGCGGACGAGTTGGCATCACTCGGCGTGACCGCCACCGTCGGCTGCGAGGTCGAGTTCGTACTCACCGCCGCCGACGGCGCGGCTCTGACCGAACGCCCGTGGAACTGCTACGGCCTGACCGCAGGGCTGGACCGGGAGGACTTCCTCCTGCGACTGCTCGACGACTGCCGAACCGCCGGGCTCGACGTCGAGCAGTGCCATGCCGAGTACGGCGACGACCAGTACGAAATCTCCTTCTCCCCCACCGATCCGGTCGCCGCGGCCGACCTGGTGGTAGTGGCTCGCATCGTGATCGGCCGCGCGGCGCGGCGCGCAGGGCTTGCCGTGTCGTTCTCGCCGGTGCCGTTCGCGGGTGGTAGCGGCAACGGGGCCCACATCCATGTCTCACTCGATCGCGACGGTACGCCGATGCTGTCCGGAGGGACCGGACCGCACGGGCTGACCGTGGAGGGCGAGTCGGCGATCGGCGGCATCCTCGCCGGGCTGCCCGGCGTGGTCGGCGTGCTCGCCGGGTCCGTGCTGTCGGGTCAGCGGCTGCTTCCCGGGCACTGGTCGGGCGCGTTCGCCTGCTGGGGACTGGAGAACCGCGAGGCCGCAGTGCGTCTGTGCGCGGTCGAGGCAGGCAGCGCCAACCTCGAGGTCAAATGTGTCGACCCGTCCGCCAACCCCTACCTCGCGACCGCGGTCGTGCTCGGACTGATCGTGGACGGACTGCGGCGCAGGACCCCGCTGCCGGCCGAGGTCTCCACTCATCCGGCCGACGTGCAGCACCGGACGCTGCCTACCGATCAGACCGCGGCGCTGGACGCGCTCCAGGAGTCGGCCGAGGCCAAACACATCCTCGGCGCAGGCCTGCTGTCCGCGCTGCTGGCCGTACGGCGGCACGAGGTGACCGCTTTCGAAGGACAGGATCCGTCCGCAGTGGCCGATCGGTTGCGGTTCGCGTGGTCGGCATGA
- a CDS encoding amidohydrolase family protein: MFDNPFGITVRSVCAPLLDLPRHCTAEEYLRRRGELGGTEVSARLLASSGTERYLLDTGFRASTVMTPDEMATLTGAATEEIVRLEALAESIAPGCTAAGFASAFDDALEAAAANAVGVKSIIAYRYGLDFDPAPPEPAQVTAAAGRWLTAIEAGSPTRLADPVLLRHLLWRAVELRQPIQLHVGYGDPDIVLHRCDPSHLTGFAHATRTTGARLMLLHCYPYIRQAGILAQLFPHVWLDTSAAVSHTGPSSQTLVRESLEIAPLHKVLYASDAFGLPELYACGSWLWRRAVGRVLDEWLADDLIGAADARRYVEMLGRGNALRAYGLE, translated from the coding sequence GTGTTCGACAACCCGTTCGGGATCACGGTGCGCTCGGTGTGCGCGCCGTTGCTCGACCTGCCGCGGCATTGCACCGCGGAGGAGTATCTTCGGCGCCGCGGCGAGCTGGGTGGCACGGAGGTCAGCGCGCGGCTACTGGCTTCGAGCGGAACCGAGCGGTACCTGCTCGACACCGGCTTCCGGGCTTCGACGGTCATGACGCCGGACGAGATGGCGACCCTGACCGGCGCGGCTACCGAGGAGATCGTGCGCCTGGAAGCGCTCGCCGAGTCGATCGCGCCGGGCTGTACTGCCGCCGGCTTCGCCAGCGCGTTCGACGACGCGCTGGAGGCGGCCGCCGCAAACGCCGTCGGCGTCAAGTCGATCATCGCCTACCGGTACGGTCTCGACTTCGACCCGGCCCCACCGGAACCTGCTCAGGTAACCGCGGCCGCGGGCCGCTGGCTGACGGCAATCGAGGCAGGCTCACCGACGCGTCTCGCGGACCCAGTGCTGCTGCGGCACTTGTTGTGGCGGGCGGTGGAACTCCGTCAACCGATCCAATTGCACGTCGGCTACGGCGACCCGGACATCGTGCTGCACCGCTGCGATCCGTCCCACCTCACCGGGTTCGCGCACGCGACACGTACGACGGGCGCTCGGCTGATGTTGCTGCACTGCTACCCGTACATCCGTCAGGCCGGGATTCTCGCGCAGCTCTTCCCGCATGTTTGGCTGGACACCAGTGCCGCAGTCAGCCATACCGGCCCGTCCAGCCAGACGCTCGTGCGGGAGTCGCTGGAGATCGCGCCGCTGCACAAGGTGCTCTACGCCTCGGACGCGTTCGGTCTGCCCGAGCTGTACGCGTGCGGATCGTGGCTCTGGCGCCGCGCCGTCGGCCGGGTGCTCGACGAGTGGCTGGCCGACGATCTGATCGGCGCAGCCGACGCGCGTCGCTACGTCGAAATGCTGGGCCGCGGCAACGCCCTTCGAGCTTACGGTCTGGAGTAG
- a CDS encoding nitroreductase family deazaflavin-dependent oxidoreductase, which yields MRAKDALYRAFTKLHGAVFFRSKGRVFGRAAGMTVVGLLTIGRKTGQRRTTILTAPIADDDRVVLVASFGGDDRHPAWYHNLRADPEVQVTLRGTTRPLIARTATGPERVALWEEIVKIHGGYGRYQQRTDRQIPVVVLEPASGDRGADQAADVGNAR from the coding sequence ATGCGAGCCAAGGACGCGCTCTACAGAGCCTTTACCAAGTTGCACGGGGCCGTGTTCTTCCGGTCGAAGGGCCGGGTGTTCGGCCGGGCCGCGGGTATGACGGTGGTCGGGCTCCTGACCATCGGCCGGAAGACGGGGCAGCGACGGACCACCATCCTCACAGCGCCGATTGCCGACGACGACCGCGTCGTGCTGGTGGCGTCATTCGGCGGCGACGACCGGCATCCCGCGTGGTACCACAACCTGCGCGCCGATCCCGAAGTCCAGGTCACACTGCGCGGCACGACCCGCCCCCTGATCGCGCGCACCGCAACCGGCCCCGAACGAGTGGCGCTGTGGGAAGAGATCGTCAAGATCCACGGAGGGTACGGGCGCTACCAGCAACGCACCGACCGTCAGATCCCCGTCGTCGTCCTCGAACCTGCGTCAGGAGACCGCGGTGCCGATCAGGCTGCCGACGTCGGAAATGCCAGGTGA
- a CDS encoding peptidoglycan-binding domain-containing protein yields MRKKLVGILVAVTVLFGGAVLAEPASAATAPCRQNIYGPGGTGSCVKAIQSLANVLSISNSGRSEAGPIAIDSIYGDQTMNAIMKIQRAARAANHPNTKVDGWVGAQTWTVLCYYGAFWGDDTKARDAYRWAKSYAC; encoded by the coding sequence GTGCGCAAAAAGCTCGTCGGCATCCTGGTCGCGGTCACGGTCCTGTTCGGCGGTGCCGTCCTCGCCGAGCCGGCTTCGGCGGCCACCGCCCCCTGCCGGCAGAACATCTACGGCCCGGGGGGCACCGGCTCCTGCGTGAAGGCGATCCAGAGCCTCGCCAACGTGCTGTCCATCAGCAACTCCGGCCGCAGCGAAGCCGGCCCGATCGCCATCGACAGCATCTACGGCGACCAGACGATGAACGCCATCATGAAGATCCAGCGCGCCGCCCGCGCCGCGAACCACCCGAACACCAAGGTCGACGGCTGGGTCGGCGCCCAGACCTGGACGGTCCTTTGCTACTACGGCGCGTTCTGGGGCGACGACACCAAGGCCAGGGACGCCTACCGCTGGGCTAAGTCCTACGCCTGCTGA
- a CDS encoding eCIS core domain-containing protein, translating to MTTFERKAQVVRPAPAAESGRESARPRRDPPMLSLQRQIGNQGVRRLLAGEEPGAVGRVDDPSEVDADRRAEQVVGNTPHGSANRSTADDASVGATGAPLPASTRAFFEPRLGAGLAQVRIHTGPQSSESAARLGARAYTVGNDIVFGRGEYAPYDAAGRHLLAHELVHVTQQRSQPGAPIRRQVAAPAAAAPVFADTLDYDRITRDVRKGVEGWGTDEEGVYRALQRLRRDPDAIKRAQDKYRQKYKGELVADIRGDFSGGELEYALQLINLGDPTSDQAIATTLPATEAEWIATAQRVRKAVERAGTDEEAVYAVFLPFGRDVLQLNMLKSYYTELYHEWLPDRLKSEMRGSELEYALWLLGMQPTNRNNKDAEAKTLEVLAFIKTEAAARAKVPGSIDTGSDFYTRLTTKYLADYFASPTAAKGKEAAEERIGAPLEEAIAHIGGRDELVVRTKGGAWRLPANMWERKAISWLNKQELPAQLDRLKGLPMFRNLLALPSKLGAATDILSVENSAAALRYLDIPFLIGEPNTDIDFDADVRGGGKNISQLMHWATGVKYAAQNQLALRELFLAYELWHLEGFEVFGQDSLNDMIAENQGRMLGAELLKGSAGALKREADLEPFLNRSFRESRAWMGALLRYRRDRLDRWIIAKEQQPANMHYQTKDDVWHSFTVYQQLVNGTSVADVKASWMVNAAIEIYTLLYEADEWEKANGPIVLTQLEKALIQGQLDSILEVMAKAEDGKATTRDLLKAKSHIDNLKK from the coding sequence ATGACGACCTTTGAGCGGAAGGCTCAGGTGGTTCGGCCTGCGCCGGCGGCGGAGTCTGGGCGTGAGTCGGCGCGTCCTCGGCGTGACCCGCCGATGCTCAGCCTGCAGCGGCAGATCGGGAATCAAGGGGTACGGCGGTTGCTGGCAGGCGAGGAGCCTGGAGCGGTCGGGCGGGTGGACGATCCGAGCGAGGTGGACGCCGATCGGCGGGCCGAGCAGGTCGTCGGCAACACGCCGCACGGCAGCGCGAACCGATCGACCGCTGACGACGCGTCGGTCGGCGCGACAGGGGCACCGCTGCCGGCCTCGACGCGCGCCTTCTTCGAGCCGCGGTTGGGAGCAGGACTCGCGCAGGTCCGGATCCACACCGGCCCGCAGAGTTCCGAGTCGGCGGCTCGGCTCGGTGCGCGGGCCTACACGGTCGGCAACGACATCGTCTTCGGCCGCGGGGAGTACGCGCCGTACGACGCGGCCGGCCGGCACCTGCTCGCCCACGAGCTGGTGCATGTGACGCAGCAGCGCTCCCAGCCCGGCGCGCCGATCCGCCGCCAGGTCGCGGCCCCCGCCGCGGCGGCCCCGGTCTTCGCGGACACACTCGACTACGACCGCATCACCCGGGACGTGCGGAAGGGCGTCGAGGGTTGGGGGACGGACGAGGAGGGCGTGTACCGCGCCTTGCAACGGCTCCGGCGGGATCCGGACGCGATCAAGCGGGCCCAGGACAAGTACCGGCAGAAGTACAAGGGCGAGCTGGTGGCGGACATCCGCGGCGACTTCAGCGGCGGCGAGCTCGAGTACGCGCTCCAGCTCATCAACCTGGGCGACCCGACCAGCGACCAGGCGATCGCGACCACCCTGCCGGCGACCGAGGCCGAATGGATCGCCACAGCGCAACGTGTGCGGAAGGCAGTGGAGCGTGCCGGGACCGACGAGGAGGCCGTTTACGCGGTCTTCCTGCCTTTCGGCCGCGATGTCCTTCAGCTCAACATGCTCAAGTCGTACTACACCGAGCTCTACCACGAGTGGCTGCCGGACCGTCTCAAGTCCGAGATGCGCGGATCCGAGCTGGAGTACGCCCTCTGGTTGCTCGGGATGCAGCCCACCAACCGGAACAACAAGGACGCCGAGGCCAAGACCCTGGAAGTGCTGGCGTTCATCAAGACGGAGGCCGCCGCGCGTGCGAAGGTCCCGGGCAGCATCGATACGGGTTCGGACTTCTACACGCGGCTGACGACCAAGTACCTCGCCGACTACTTCGCCTCCCCCACGGCGGCCAAGGGCAAGGAGGCGGCCGAGGAGCGGATCGGCGCCCCGCTCGAGGAAGCGATCGCGCACATCGGTGGTCGCGACGAACTGGTGGTGCGAACGAAGGGCGGTGCTTGGCGTCTGCCGGCGAACATGTGGGAGCGCAAAGCGATCAGCTGGCTCAACAAGCAGGAACTACCCGCCCAGCTCGACCGGCTGAAGGGGCTGCCGATGTTCCGGAACCTCCTCGCGCTGCCGTCGAAACTGGGCGCCGCGACGGACATCCTGAGCGTGGAGAACTCCGCCGCCGCCCTCCGCTACCTGGACATCCCGTTCCTGATCGGTGAGCCGAACACGGATATCGACTTCGACGCCGACGTCCGCGGCGGCGGCAAGAACATCTCCCAGCTCATGCACTGGGCCACAGGAGTCAAGTACGCGGCCCAGAACCAGCTCGCTCTGCGCGAGCTGTTCCTGGCCTACGAACTGTGGCACCTCGAAGGGTTCGAGGTGTTCGGGCAGGACTCGCTCAACGACATGATCGCCGAGAACCAGGGCCGGATGCTCGGCGCGGAGCTGCTCAAGGGGAGTGCCGGTGCGCTCAAGCGCGAAGCCGACCTCGAGCCGTTCCTCAACCGCTCGTTCCGCGAGTCCCGCGCCTGGATGGGGGCGCTGTTGCGGTATCGGCGCGACCGGCTCGATCGATGGATCATCGCCAAGGAGCAACAGCCCGCGAACATGCATTACCAAACCAAGGACGACGTCTGGCACTCCTTCACCGTGTACCAGCAACTCGTGAACGGCACCAGCGTCGCGGATGTGAAGGCCTCCTGGATGGTCAACGCGGCGATCGAGATCTACACCCTGCTGTACGAAGCCGACGAGTGGGAGAAGGCGAACGGACCGATCGTCCTGACCCAGCTGGAGAAGGCGCTCATCCAGGGCCAGCTCGACTCCATCCTCGAGGTCATGGCCAAGGCAGAGGACGGCAAGGCCACCACCAGAGACCTGCTCAAGGCCAAGTCCCACATCGACAACCTCAAGAAGTAG